A portion of the Oncorhynchus gorbuscha isolate QuinsamMale2020 ecotype Even-year linkage group LG07, OgorEven_v1.0, whole genome shotgun sequence genome contains these proteins:
- the si:dkey-37o8.1 gene encoding elongation factor 1-alpha-like, with amino-acid sequence MVKERTHINVVIIGHVDSGKSTTTGHLVYKCGGVDPRTIEKFEKAAAQMGKSSFKYAWVLDKLQVERERGITIDISLLKFNTHKYTITIIDAPGHRDFIKNMITGTSQADVALLVVSAAKGEFEAGISRNGQTREHALLAYTLGVKQIIVAVNKMDVTEPPYNQKRFGEVVQSVSTFLKKIGYDPTAVPFVPISGWTGENMLAPSQKMSWFKGSKVKRGQGHANGRTLLEVLDSIHPPVRVANKPLRLPLQDVYKIGGVGTVPVGKIETGVLKPGMTLMFSPAKLTAEVKSIEMHHEGLQVAGPGHNVGFNIKNVSVKNLRRGDVAGNAQHDPPSDVNSFVAQLIILNHPGKIKNGYSPVLDCHTTHVTCRFAELREKIDRRTGKKLEDFPQTLQSGDAATVKMSPNRPLCVESFFTYPPLGRFAARDLKQTVAVGVIKSVDKDHGSKKHAQKGQVSK; translated from the exons ATGGTGAAGGAGAGAACCCACATAAACGTGGTCATCATAGGCCATGTTGATAGCGGAAAGTCAACCACCACTGGTCACCTGGTCTACAAATGCGGTGGTGTCGACCCAAGAACAATCGAGAAGTTTGAGAAGGCTGCAGCCCAG ATGGGCAAGAGCTCTTTCAAATATGCCTGGGTGTTAGACAAACTGCAAGTTGAGAGGGAGCGGGGAATTACCATTGACATTTCATTGTTGAAAttcaacacacacaaatacactatCACGATAATTGATGCTCCAGGCCATCGTGACTTCATCAAGAACATGATCACAGGGACATCACAG GCTGATGTTGCCCTCCTGGTCGTGTCTGCGGCCAAAGGGGAGTTTGAGGCTGGTATCTCCAGGAATGGCCAGACCAGGGAGCATGCCTTGCTCGCCTACACGCTTGGTGTCAAGCAAATCATTGTCGCTGTAAACAAAATGGATGTGACTGAGCCACCATACAACCAGAAGCGCTTTGGTGAAGTGGTCCAAAGCGTGAGCACTTTCCTCAAAAAAATTGGTTACGATCCCACTGCTGTGCCTTTTGTTCCGATCTCTGGCTGGACCGGTGAGAACATGCTTGCCCCATCTCAGAAA ATGTCCTGGTTCAAAGGCTCTAAAGTCAAGAGAGGGCAAGGGCATGCAAATGGGAGAACTCTACTTGAAGTCCTGgactccatccatccaccagtGCGTGTTGCCAACAAGCCTCTGAGGCTGCCCCTGCAGGATGTATACAAGATTGGAG GAGTGGGCACAGTTCCAGTGGGGAAGATCGAGACTGGGGTCCTGAAGCCCGGCATGACCCTGATGTTCTCTCCCGCCAAGCTGACTGCCGAGGTAAAGTCGATTGAGATGCACCACGAGGGTCTGCAGGTGGCTGGGCCTGGCCACAACGTGGGCTTCAACATCAAGAACGTGTCTGTAAAGAACCTCCGTCGTGGTGATGTGGCGGGGAACGCCCAGCATGACCCTCCCTCTGATGTCAACAGCTTTGTGGCACAG CTCATAATCCTAAACCATCCTGGCAAAATCAAGAATGGCTACTCTCCCGTACTGGACTGCCACACCACTCATGTGACCTGCCGCTTTGCAGAGCTGAGGGAGAAGATTGACCGTCGCACAGGGAAGAAGCTGGAGGACTTTCCCCAGACCCTGCAGTCTGGTGATGCTGCCACTGTCAAGATGAGCCCCAACAGACCCCTCTGTGTGGAGAGTTTCTTCACCTACCCTCCTTTAG GTCGGTTTGCAGCGAGGGACTTGAAACAGACTGTTGCTGTGGGAGTCATTAAGTCGGTGGATAAGGACCATGGATCAAAGAAGCATGCACAGAAAGGCCAAGTctccaaataa